In Maridesulfovibrio sp., a single genomic region encodes these proteins:
- a CDS encoding proline--tRNA ligase — protein MRLSRYYIPTLKEDPSEAEVVSHKLLMRAGMIRKLTSGIYTYLPLGLKSLNKVAAIVREEMNRAGALEVLMPMVQPGDLWQETGRWDYYGKELLRIKDRHSRDYCLGPTHEEVITDLVRGEVKSYKQLPINLYQIQTKFRDEIRPRFGLMRGREFVMKDAYSFDKDEAGAEESYRNMFEAYKKAFVRIGLNFRPVQADSGAIGGDFSHEFHVLADTGEDTIAVCSDAKCGYAANLEKARIAAPAGECACNAECPSIEEVSTPGTHTVDEVCSFLEISPDRLVKTLLFTVDGEPVAALVRGDRELNDVKLRNLMGGNEIEMASEEQVREWTGAPVGFAGPVGLGVERIFADHELCVGTDWVAGANKGDTHIRHLSLGRDCNIEKFADLRMITENDPCPECGAPIEFTKGIEVGHVFKLGEKYSKAMEATFLDENGKTQVMVMGCYGIGVSRIVASAIEQNNDENGAIFPPSIAPFELCVISLGGKDQAVEDKAEELYNQLMEMGIDAAYDDRKERPGVKFADADLIGYPMQLVIGGKGLKNGIVEAKNRKTGEKIELPLEGFIEAFKTWRSDIWKSWGLEAK, from the coding sequence ATGCGTTTAAGCCGTTACTATATCCCCACACTGAAAGAAGACCCTTCCGAAGCCGAAGTCGTCTCCCACAAACTGCTCATGCGGGCCGGTATGATCCGGAAGCTGACCAGCGGAATCTACACCTATCTGCCGCTGGGGCTCAAATCCCTGAACAAGGTGGCAGCCATCGTGCGCGAGGAAATGAACCGCGCCGGAGCGCTGGAAGTGCTCATGCCCATGGTCCAGCCCGGAGACCTCTGGCAGGAAACCGGCCGTTGGGATTACTACGGCAAGGAACTTCTGCGCATCAAGGACCGCCATTCCCGCGACTACTGCCTCGGACCCACCCACGAGGAAGTCATTACCGATCTGGTGCGTGGAGAAGTTAAGTCCTACAAACAGCTGCCCATAAATCTTTATCAGATACAGACCAAGTTCCGTGACGAAATCCGTCCCCGGTTCGGGCTTATGCGCGGCCGCGAATTTGTCATGAAGGATGCGTATTCGTTCGATAAGGACGAAGCCGGTGCAGAAGAATCCTATCGGAACATGTTTGAAGCCTACAAGAAGGCTTTTGTTCGTATCGGGCTCAACTTCCGTCCTGTTCAGGCCGACTCCGGTGCCATTGGCGGAGACTTTTCACATGAATTCCACGTTCTTGCTGATACCGGCGAAGATACAATCGCCGTTTGTTCGGATGCAAAATGCGGATATGCTGCCAACCTCGAAAAGGCCAGGATAGCCGCTCCTGCCGGAGAATGCGCCTGCAATGCAGAGTGTCCGAGCATCGAAGAGGTTTCCACTCCCGGCACACATACCGTGGATGAAGTGTGTTCTTTTCTGGAAATCAGCCCGGACCGTCTGGTCAAGACCCTGCTGTTTACCGTTGACGGTGAACCCGTGGCCGCACTTGTGCGCGGTGACCGCGAACTCAACGATGTGAAGCTGCGCAACCTGATGGGCGGAAACGAGATAGAAATGGCCTCCGAGGAGCAGGTCCGCGAATGGACCGGAGCTCCGGTAGGTTTTGCCGGTCCGGTAGGACTCGGAGTGGAACGCATTTTTGCCGACCACGAACTCTGCGTCGGAACCGACTGGGTTGCCGGAGCAAACAAAGGTGATACCCACATCAGGCATCTTTCACTCGGTCGTGACTGCAATATTGAAAAATTCGCCGATCTGCGCATGATCACCGAGAATGACCCCTGCCCTGAATGCGGTGCTCCCATTGAGTTCACCAAGGGGATTGAAGTCGGGCATGTATTCAAGCTCGGCGAAAAATATTCCAAGGCCATGGAAGCCACCTTCCTTGACGAAAACGGCAAGACTCAGGTCATGGTCATGGGCTGCTACGGTATCGGTGTTTCGCGCATAGTCGCTTCCGCCATTGAGCAGAACAACGATGAAAACGGTGCCATCTTCCCGCCGTCCATAGCTCCTTTTGAACTCTGCGTGATTTCTCTCGGCGGCAAGGATCAGGCTGTGGAAGACAAAGCCGAAGAACTTTACAACCAGCTTATGGAAATGGGCATAGACGCTGCTTACGATGATCGCAAGGAACGTCCGGGAGTAAAATTCGCCGATGCTGACCTCATCGGCTATCCCATGCAGCTTGTTATCGGCGGCAAGGGGCTCAAGAACGGAATTGTGGAAGCCAAGAACCGCAAGACCGGTGAAAAGATCGAACTGCCCCTTGAAGGTTTTATCGAAGCATTCAAAACATGGCGTTCGGACATCTGGAAGTCCTGGGGGCTGGAAGCAAAATAG
- the ispG gene encoding flavodoxin-dependent (E)-4-hydroxy-3-methylbut-2-enyl-diphosphate synthase — protein MQNRKKTRELFIGNVGIGGDNPIRVQSMCNTDTRDAVATRAQIAALAEAGCEIVRVAVPDEEAARALPIIRKDSPVPLVADIHFDYRLALAAMEAGIDALRINPGNIGGEDKVDSVVAAASERKVPIRIGVNGGSLDKVLLAKYGGPTPEAMVESALQHVALLEKRNFYDIKISLKSSSVLNTIAAYKLLAEKVDYPQHVGITEAGTLVRGAVKSAVGLGILFWEGLGDTMRVSLTHDPVAEVGVAWEILRSLGLRERGPEIVSCPTCGRTEIELIDLAQKVEENLRGVEDVFTVAVMGCVVNGPGEAREADIGIAGGRGLGIIFRKGEVIRKVRGDENLLPEFMKEIEIFLKEKRGE, from the coding sequence ATGCAAAATAGAAAGAAGACCCGTGAATTATTCATCGGGAATGTCGGCATAGGCGGAGACAACCCGATCCGGGTCCAGTCCATGTGCAACACGGATACCCGTGATGCCGTAGCCACAAGAGCGCAGATTGCCGCTCTGGCCGAGGCCGGATGCGAGATCGTCCGCGTTGCTGTGCCGGATGAAGAAGCTGCGAGAGCTCTGCCGATCATCCGCAAGGATTCGCCTGTGCCTCTGGTGGCGGATATACATTTTGATTATCGTCTGGCGCTGGCTGCCATGGAGGCTGGAATTGACGCCCTGCGCATCAACCCCGGCAATATCGGCGGGGAGGACAAGGTCGATTCCGTTGTGGCCGCGGCAAGCGAACGCAAGGTGCCCATCCGTATCGGCGTAAACGGTGGGTCGCTGGATAAGGTCCTGCTGGCCAAGTACGGCGGTCCGACCCCCGAAGCCATGGTGGAGAGCGCTCTTCAGCATGTTGCCCTGCTGGAAAAAAGAAATTTTTACGATATCAAGATTTCGCTCAAATCATCATCCGTACTCAATACCATAGCGGCCTACAAGCTGCTGGCCGAAAAGGTGGATTACCCTCAGCACGTAGGCATTACCGAGGCCGGAACTCTGGTGCGGGGAGCCGTAAAGTCCGCTGTCGGGTTGGGTATCCTGTTCTGGGAAGGACTTGGTGATACCATGCGCGTATCCCTTACCCATGATCCCGTCGCTGAAGTGGGCGTGGCCTGGGAAATTCTGCGCTCCCTCGGTCTGCGTGAACGGGGACCAGAAATCGTATCCTGCCCGACCTGCGGGCGTACCGAAATTGAACTCATCGACCTGGCCCAGAAGGTTGAGGAAAACCTGCGCGGAGTCGAAGACGTTTTCACCGTGGCTGTAATGGGCTGCGTGGTCAACGGTCCCGGCGAGGCCCGCGAGGCCGATATCGGCATTGCCGGAGGCCGGGGGCTGGGGATAATTTTCCGCAAGGGCGAGGTTATCCGCAAGGTGCGCGGAGATGAGAATCTGCTGCCGGAATTCATGAAAGAAATTGAAATATTCCTGAAGGAAAAGAGAGGAGAATAA
- a CDS encoding uracil-DNA glycosylase, whose product MEFTFCGAVYKPHASWIDFFTPAILDELEYIARAAGSGFTPPADKVLRFCMTDLSLVRVIILGQDPYPQPGVATGRAFEVGNIKSWAELKRNASLVNILKLLHMNHLQLDEPVGIAQIRKDMDSGLFPLLPPARLFGHLEGEGVLFLNTALTCLLNNSGSHAEIWKPFSAELFRFITDNNPRAKWLLWGKDAQEFCSFAPDERKLTSYHPRLFDRKPGSFLYENHFAACPEIDWIGLQGSAD is encoded by the coding sequence ATGGAATTCACTTTTTGCGGCGCGGTTTATAAGCCCCATGCGTCATGGATAGATTTTTTTACTCCCGCCATACTTGATGAACTGGAATATATTGCCCGTGCCGCAGGTTCCGGTTTCACGCCCCCGGCGGACAAGGTTCTGCGGTTCTGCATGACCGACCTTTCACTCGTCAGAGTTATAATCCTCGGGCAGGACCCGTATCCGCAGCCGGGTGTGGCGACAGGCCGGGCCTTTGAAGTGGGAAACATAAAAAGCTGGGCAGAACTCAAGCGCAACGCATCGCTGGTCAACATTCTGAAACTTCTGCACATGAATCACCTGCAGTTGGATGAACCGGTGGGCATAGCTCAGATTCGCAAGGATATGGATTCCGGTCTGTTTCCCCTGCTTCCTCCAGCCCGACTGTTCGGTCATCTGGAAGGGGAAGGCGTGCTTTTCCTGAATACGGCCCTGACCTGCCTGCTGAACAATTCCGGCAGCCATGCGGAGATCTGGAAACCGTTTTCCGCAGAATTGTTCCGTTTCATCACCGACAACAACCCGCGAGCAAAATGGCTGCTTTGGGGCAAGGATGCTCAGGAATTCTGCTCTTTTGCCCCTGATGAGCGGAAGTTGACGAGCTATCACCCCCGGCTTTTTGACCGCAAGCCCGGATCATTTTTATATGAGAATCATTTTGCCGCGTGCCCGGAAATAGACTGGATCGGTTTACAGGGAAGTGCGGATTAA
- a CDS encoding phosphoadenosine phosphosulfate reductase family protein: MTEINAASPLDAKIAHTAGLMSGALEMYDPAHIVVAWTGGKDSTVVLYMWREILKSKGGDAPLVLSVDTGVKFPGVIAFRDELARQWNLDLRIACPEVDIETYPVALDPVKCCSELKIGPLRKAVEDLETDLLITGIRRDEHPSRAERKPFEVRSDPDHTLLNPILEWTEMDIWSFISMHGIPYCELYDQGYRSLGCRPCTAKGAGHGEREGRNADKEKNLELLTSLGYF; this comes from the coding sequence TTGACCGAAATAAACGCGGCCTCACCGCTGGATGCCAAAATCGCGCACACTGCCGGACTTATGTCCGGAGCGCTGGAAATGTACGACCCTGCACATATTGTCGTGGCCTGGACCGGCGGCAAGGATTCCACAGTGGTCTTGTACATGTGGCGGGAGATTCTCAAGTCCAAGGGCGGAGATGCTCCGCTTGTTCTGTCCGTTGATACCGGGGTCAAGTTTCCGGGGGTGATTGCCTTCCGGGATGAATTGGCGCGGCAGTGGAATCTGGACCTGCGGATAGCCTGTCCGGAAGTCGATATCGAAACCTATCCGGTGGCGCTTGATCCCGTGAAGTGTTGTTCAGAATTGAAGATAGGACCATTGCGCAAGGCTGTTGAAGATCTGGAAACGGATCTGCTGATCACCGGCATCAGGCGGGACGAACATCCCAGCCGTGCTGAGCGAAAGCCTTTTGAAGTCCGCAGTGATCCCGATCACACCCTGCTCAATCCCATTCTTGAATGGACCGAGATGGATATCTGGTCATTCATATCCATGCACGGCATTCCCTATTGCGAACTGTATGATCAGGGCTACAGATCACTCGGCTGCCGCCCTTGTACCGCCAAAGGCGCAGGGCATGGCGAACGAGAGGGGCGCAATGCGGACAAGGAAAAAAATCTCGAACTGCTTACCTCCCTAGGGTATTTTTAA
- a CDS encoding ATP-dependent zinc protease — translation MDCPEQTSGRTIIGWREWACFPELNIPAIKFKADTGARTSSLHSFSQDFFEKEGRQWVRFGIHPVQKRDNVELYCEAPVVDFREITNSGGQTETRPVISSRIMLGNMEWDIELTLTNRDSMKFRMLLGRTAMEERIIVDPARSYVLGRKLAAFYYK, via the coding sequence ATGGACTGTCCCGAACAGACTAGCGGCAGAACTATAATCGGCTGGCGGGAGTGGGCCTGTTTCCCGGAACTGAATATACCGGCCATCAAGTTCAAGGCCGATACCGGAGCCAGAACGTCCTCCCTGCACTCCTTCAGTCAGGATTTTTTCGAAAAAGAAGGTCGTCAGTGGGTTCGCTTCGGAATACACCCGGTACAGAAACGGGATAATGTTGAATTATACTGTGAAGCCCCGGTGGTGGATTTCAGGGAGATCACCAATTCCGGAGGCCAGACCGAAACAAGACCTGTCATCAGTTCCAGAATCATGCTCGGCAACATGGAGTGGGATATAGAACTGACCCTGACCAACAGGGACTCCATGAAATTCCGCATGCTTCTCGGCAGGACCGCCATGGAAGAAAGAATCATTGTGGACCCGGCACGCTCCTATGTGCTGGGCAGAAAACTTGCCGCGTTTTATTATAAATAG
- the rimK gene encoding 30S ribosomal protein S6--L-glutamate ligase produces MKIGILSRKRELYSTTSLVNACKDRGHEVMVINPLRCYMNITSHNPSILYKGETLEGFDAIIPRIGASITFYGCAVVRQFEMMGVYCVNESVAITRSRDKLRSLQLLARKGIGLPVTAFAHSTQYTEDLIDTVGGAPLVIKLLEGTQGKGVVLAETRATAASIIEAFKGLKANILVQEFISEAAGADIRCLVIGDKVIASMKRQGREGDFRSNLHQGGSASQVKITPEERSTAVRSAKSMGLGFCGVDILRSNHGPVVMEVNSSPGLEGIEQTTGINVAGNLVEFIEKNAKPGKTKTKGKG; encoded by the coding sequence ATGAAGATCGGAATCCTGTCCCGCAAGCGGGAACTCTATTCCACCACCTCGCTGGTCAATGCCTGCAAGGACCGTGGGCATGAAGTTATGGTCATAAATCCGCTACGTTGTTACATGAACATAACTTCACACAACCCCAGCATATTATATAAGGGAGAAACCCTTGAAGGGTTCGACGCAATCATTCCCCGCATCGGGGCCTCCATCACGTTTTACGGGTGCGCGGTAGTCCGTCAGTTCGAGATGATGGGCGTATACTGTGTCAACGAATCCGTTGCCATCACCCGTTCCAGAGACAAGCTGCGCAGCCTGCAACTGCTGGCACGCAAGGGCATAGGACTTCCGGTAACGGCTTTCGCCCACTCCACCCAGTACACCGAAGACCTGATTGATACCGTGGGCGGAGCTCCGCTTGTAATAAAACTGCTTGAAGGCACTCAGGGAAAAGGAGTTGTACTCGCGGAAACACGCGCTACAGCTGCCAGCATCATAGAAGCATTCAAGGGTCTTAAGGCCAACATTCTGGTGCAGGAATTCATTTCCGAAGCAGCAGGAGCGGACATTCGCTGCCTGGTTATCGGAGACAAGGTCATCGCCTCCATGAAAAGACAGGGACGTGAGGGAGATTTCCGCTCCAACCTGCATCAGGGAGGCTCGGCCTCGCAGGTGAAAATAACCCCGGAAGAACGCTCCACCGCCGTGCGAAGCGCCAAAAGCATGGGACTAGGATTCTGCGGCGTAGACATCCTGCGGTCCAATCACGGCCCGGTGGTCATGGAAGTCAATTCTTCTCCGGGTCTTGAAGGCATTGAACAGACTACCGGGATTAATGTTGCCGGCAATCTGGTGGAATTCATCGAAAAAAATGCCAAGCCCGGCAAGACAAAAACCAAGGGTAAAGGCTGA
- a CDS encoding FlxA-like family protein — MVSIDLLGGSSSTGIFNLNTVTGTTEESSNYLESQSSSGDTVEISQEAIELYKAKMAEYGASDLTELSDDQKSELKESLENLADQSGGTLSSVSESDDSAETLAGDSESTDGSGSGSAAAGASGSGSSTSSTDQIEELEEQIEELEEEIQELQSKAESDPEAADELKTKQVELAQLQAQLLQLEEEEES, encoded by the coding sequence ATGGTATCCATTGATTTGTTGGGAGGTTCATCCTCAACGGGTATTTTCAATCTGAACACAGTGACAGGCACTACAGAAGAAAGCAGCAACTACCTGGAATCACAGTCTTCAAGTGGCGATACTGTCGAAATTTCACAGGAAGCAATAGAACTCTACAAAGCCAAAATGGCTGAATACGGCGCAAGTGATCTGACGGAACTCTCCGATGACCAGAAAAGCGAATTGAAGGAAAGTCTGGAAAATCTTGCCGACCAGAGCGGCGGAACACTGAGCAGTGTATCTGAATCGGATGATTCAGCAGAAACTCTTGCCGGCGACTCTGAATCCACGGACGGTTCAGGAAGTGGAAGTGCAGCAGCAGGTGCTTCCGGAAGCGGAAGCAGCACCTCCTCCACAGACCAGATTGAAGAACTGGAAGAACAGATAGAGGAGCTGGAGGAAGAAATTCAGGAACTGCAAAGCAAAGCAGAATCCGATCCCGAAGCAGCTGATGAGCTTAAAACCAAACAGGTCGAACTTGCTCAACTGCAGGCCCAACTGCTTCAGTTGGAAGAGGAAGAAGAATCATAA
- the nifJ gene encoding pyruvate:ferredoxin (flavodoxin) oxidoreductase, which translates to MAKKMKTMDGNQAASYVAYAMCETAAIYPITPSSPMAELADEWSVQGLKNIFGTTMEVRELQSEAGASGALHGALAAGNLSCTFTASQGLLLMIPNMYKIAGELLPTVFHVSARAVAGHALSIFGDHQDVMATRQTGFAMLASNSVQEAMDLGLVAHLATIESSIPFVHFFDGFRTSHEIQKVELIDYDDMAEALNWEKVRDFRDRALNPEHPHTRGTAQNPDIYFQAMEAINPYRDAVPGYVEDAMKKVAGITGREYKLFDYVGHPEAENIIVAMGSGCEAIEETIEKLIADGEKVGLVKVRLYRPFSIEHLGRAIPATAQQITVLDRTKEGGAIGDPLYLDVCTALKEMNIELPVYAGRYGLGSKEFTPSMVKAIYDNMKSLSPRHHFTVGITDDVTRLSLEIGEKLDTTPEGTVQCKFWGLGSDGTVGANKQAIKIIGDNTDMYAQGYFAYDSKKSGGITVSHLRFGHKPIKSTYLVEISDFIACHNPSYVKLYDLLDGIREGGTFLLNTSMGLEELESELPAKLRRKIAENKLKFYAIDAVKIAGEVGLGGRINMIMQTSFFKLANVIPFDDATAYLKDSIKKTYGKKGDKIVNMNYAAVDQAEANLVEIKYPESWASAVDEEAVEHFEPEFITDVVKPILAQKGDELPVSSFSPDGRFPMGTTRFEKRGVAIMVPEWIKDNCIQCNQCAFVCPHSALRPVLVNDEEMKIGPEGFETVDAKGKGLEGLKYRLQVNTLDCQGCGNCADICPAKEKALVMKPLATQTDVQVANYDFSEIVSFKDNLLPRTSVKGSQFQQSLMEFSGACSGCGETPYVKVLTQLFGERMIIANATGCSSIWGASAPSTPYCENIEGHGPAWGNSLFEDAAEYGFGMEMAVSNRRNRLKMLMEQALELEISDELAAAMKGWIENKDDAEQSLEYGTQLRELLAVEADTHELLLEIEEQEDIFTKKSIWCFGGDGWAYDIGFGGLDHVLASGKDINILVMDTEVYSNTGGQASKATPLGSVAKFAAAGKHTSKKDLGRMMMSYGYVYVASVSMGANKNQVMKAFLEAESYPGPSLVIAYAPCINQGIRKGMGKTQLEGKLAVESGYWPLYRFDPRRQENGENPLVVEYKEPDGTLQEFLSGENRYAMLERMMPEASKEMRAGIEKDCLQRFKLLKQLSELDYSA; encoded by the coding sequence ATGGCAAAGAAAATGAAAACCATGGATGGCAACCAAGCCGCTTCATACGTAGCTTACGCTATGTGCGAAACTGCAGCCATCTATCCCATCACACCCTCATCCCCCATGGCGGAGCTGGCAGATGAATGGTCTGTTCAAGGATTGAAAAATATTTTCGGCACTACCATGGAAGTGCGCGAACTGCAGTCCGAAGCCGGAGCTTCAGGTGCACTGCACGGCGCGCTTGCCGCAGGCAACCTGTCCTGTACCTTCACAGCCTCTCAGGGGCTGCTGCTCATGATCCCCAACATGTACAAGATCGCCGGTGAGCTTCTGCCCACCGTCTTTCATGTTTCCGCCCGTGCAGTTGCAGGGCATGCCCTTTCAATTTTCGGGGACCATCAGGACGTAATGGCAACCAGACAGACCGGTTTCGCCATGCTGGCTTCCAACTCTGTTCAGGAAGCAATGGATCTCGGCCTGGTCGCCCATCTGGCCACAATCGAATCCAGCATTCCCTTTGTTCACTTCTTCGACGGATTCAGGACTTCCCACGAAATCCAGAAGGTCGAACTCATCGACTATGATGACATGGCCGAAGCCCTCAACTGGGAAAAAGTCCGCGATTTCCGTGACCGCGCACTGAACCCCGAGCATCCGCACACCCGCGGTACCGCCCAGAACCCGGATATCTATTTTCAGGCCATGGAAGCTATCAACCCCTACCGTGACGCAGTTCCCGGATATGTTGAAGACGCAATGAAGAAAGTCGCGGGCATTACCGGACGTGAATACAAACTTTTTGATTACGTAGGACATCCCGAAGCCGAAAATATCATCGTAGCCATGGGTTCCGGCTGTGAAGCCATTGAGGAAACCATTGAAAAGCTCATTGCCGACGGCGAAAAGGTCGGTCTGGTAAAAGTCAGACTGTACCGTCCCTTCTCCATCGAACATCTGGGCCGCGCAATTCCGGCAACCGCTCAGCAGATCACCGTTCTGGACCGCACCAAGGAAGGCGGAGCCATCGGGGATCCCCTGTATCTGGATGTCTGCACCGCGCTGAAGGAAATGAACATCGAGCTGCCCGTGTACGCAGGGCGTTACGGCCTCGGTTCCAAAGAGTTCACTCCCTCCATGGTCAAGGCCATCTACGACAACATGAAGTCCCTGTCTCCCAGACATCACTTCACTGTCGGTATCACTGACGATGTCACCAGACTTTCCCTTGAAATCGGTGAAAAACTCGATACCACTCCCGAAGGCACCGTTCAGTGCAAGTTCTGGGGACTGGGTTCCGACGGAACTGTCGGCGCCAACAAGCAGGCCATTAAAATTATCGGCGACAACACCGATATGTACGCTCAGGGCTACTTCGCCTACGACTCCAAAAAGTCCGGCGGTATCACCGTATCCCACCTGCGTTTCGGTCATAAGCCCATTAAATCAACTTATCTGGTTGAAATTTCGGACTTCATCGCCTGTCATAATCCCAGCTACGTAAAACTTTACGATCTGCTGGACGGTATCCGCGAAGGCGGAACCTTCCTGCTCAACACCAGCATGGGGCTTGAGGAACTTGAATCCGAACTTCCCGCAAAGCTCCGCCGCAAGATTGCCGAGAACAAACTCAAGTTCTACGCCATCGATGCAGTGAAAATCGCAGGTGAAGTAGGACTCGGTGGTCGCATCAACATGATCATGCAGACCTCGTTCTTCAAACTGGCCAACGTTATCCCCTTTGACGATGCCACCGCCTATCTCAAGGATTCCATCAAGAAGACCTACGGCAAGAAGGGCGATAAGATCGTCAACATGAACTATGCCGCTGTCGACCAGGCTGAAGCCAACCTCGTTGAAATCAAATATCCCGAATCCTGGGCTTCCGCAGTTGATGAAGAAGCTGTCGAGCATTTCGAACCCGAATTCATTACCGATGTGGTCAAGCCCATACTTGCCCAGAAGGGTGATGAACTCCCGGTAAGCTCCTTCTCTCCCGACGGACGTTTCCCCATGGGTACCACCCGTTTTGAAAAACGCGGTGTTGCCATCATGGTTCCCGAGTGGATCAAGGATAACTGCATCCAGTGCAACCAGTGTGCATTTGTCTGCCCGCACAGCGCTCTGCGTCCGGTTCTCGTCAATGACGAAGAAATGAAGATCGGCCCTGAAGGGTTCGAAACCGTAGATGCAAAGGGCAAGGGGCTTGAAGGACTTAAATATCGTCTGCAGGTCAATACCCTTGACTGCCAGGGCTGCGGCAACTGCGCCGATATCTGCCCGGCCAAGGAAAAGGCTCTGGTGATGAAACCTCTCGCCACTCAGACTGATGTTCAGGTTGCCAACTACGATTTTTCCGAAATCGTATCCTTCAAGGACAACCTCCTGCCCAGAACTTCCGTGAAGGGCAGCCAGTTCCAGCAGTCCCTGATGGAATTCTCCGGTGCCTGTTCCGGCTGCGGCGAAACTCCGTATGTCAAAGTCCTCACCCAGCTTTTCGGTGAGCGCATGATTATCGCAAACGCAACCGGTTGTTCCTCCATCTGGGGTGCTTCCGCTCCTTCCACCCCGTATTGCGAAAATATCGAAGGTCACGGTCCTGCCTGGGGTAACTCCCTGTTCGAAGATGCCGCCGAGTACGGTTTCGGTATGGAAATGGCTGTTTCCAACCGCCGCAACCGCCTCAAAATGCTCATGGAGCAGGCACTTGAACTTGAAATCAGCGATGAACTGGCTGCCGCCATGAAGGGCTGGATCGAAAACAAGGACGATGCTGAACAGTCCCTTGAATACGGCACTCAGCTGCGCGAACTGCTTGCTGTTGAAGCCGATACTCACGAACTGCTCCTCGAAATCGAAGAACAGGAAGATATCTTCACCAAGAAGTCCATCTGGTGCTTCGGCGGTGACGGCTGGGCCTATGATATCGGTTTCGGCGGCCTCGACCACGTTCTGGCTTCCGGCAAGGACATCAACATTCTGGTTATGGATACCGAAGTGTACTCCAATACCGGCGGACAGGCTTCCAAGGCCACCCCGCTCGGTTCCGTAGCCAAGTTTGCTGCAGCTGGTAAGCACACCTCCAAGAAGGATCTCGGCCGCATGATGATGAGCTACGGCTATGTTTACGTAGCTTCCGTCTCCATGGGTGCCAACAAGAACCAGGTCATGAAGGCTTTCCTCGAAGCTGAAAGCTATCCCGGACCTTCTCTGGTTATTGCCTACGCTCCCTGCATCAACCAGGGCATCAGAAAGGGCATGGGCAAAACCCAGCTCGAAGGCAAGCTTGCAGTTGAATCCGGTTACTGGCCGCTTTACCGCTTCGATCCCCGCCGTCAGGAAAACGGGGAGAACCCGCTGGTTGTAGAGTACAAGGAACCCGATGGAACTCTCCAGGAATTCCTTTCCGGCGAAAACCGCTACGCCATGCTTGAACGCATGATGCCTGAAGCATCCAAGGAAATGCGCGCCGGTATCGAAAAAGACTGCCTCCAGAGATTCAAGCTCCTCAAGCAGCTTTCCGAACTGGATTACTCCGCTTAA